Proteins encoded within one genomic window of Cellulomonas flavigena DSM 20109:
- a CDS encoding DUF418 domain-containing protein: MTASPGLPPQAAPVPPAAAHVAPVPPSQRAVAPDVARGLALLGIALANAVAYFTGLGSRPVDSTTLDRAVNGLVSLFVDRRTMPMFALLYGYGIGVVVRRRTAAGVPWPVVRGDLRRRSGVLVAFGAVHIALLFEGDILASYGLAGLLAVVFVRAKDRALLVVAVVLAVAAVAMGHASLLALSADTGAAEVPPDTGALAALVSRTVRFATAPIGAVVAVPLVLVGLWAARREVLERPADHLALLRRTALVGLAVSVLGGLPQATIAAGLREAPRLEAYGAAALHQLTGVAGGLAFAALVGWAVAARGTTLDTLSPAGRALRAVGQRSMTCYLLQSVLFVLPLAPWAGALGVGMSAAQVAAWAVGVWLVTVAVAVGLEATGRRGPAEALYRRLVYRPVTA, encoded by the coding sequence ATGACCGCGTCGCCCGGCCTGCCGCCGCAGGCCGCCCCCGTGCCGCCTGCCGCAGCCCACGTCGCCCCCGTGCCACCGTCGCAGCGCGCCGTGGCGCCGGACGTGGCGCGTGGTCTCGCGCTGCTCGGGATCGCGCTCGCCAACGCCGTGGCGTACTTCACCGGGCTCGGATCACGCCCGGTGGACAGCACGACGCTCGACCGCGCCGTCAACGGACTCGTCTCCCTGTTCGTCGACCGGCGGACGATGCCGATGTTCGCGCTGCTGTACGGGTACGGGATCGGCGTGGTGGTGCGCCGTCGCACCGCCGCAGGGGTGCCGTGGCCGGTGGTCCGGGGCGACCTGCGGCGCCGTTCGGGCGTGCTCGTCGCGTTCGGCGCCGTGCACATCGCGCTGCTGTTCGAGGGCGACATCCTCGCGTCGTACGGGCTCGCGGGTCTGCTGGCCGTGGTGTTCGTCCGCGCGAAGGACCGCGCACTGCTCGTCGTCGCCGTCGTGCTCGCGGTCGCGGCAGTGGCCATGGGTCACGCGTCCCTGCTCGCACTCTCCGCGGACACCGGGGCGGCCGAGGTGCCGCCTGACACGGGTGCGCTCGCTGCGCTCGTGTCCCGGACGGTCCGCTTCGCGACCGCGCCGATCGGCGCGGTGGTCGCCGTGCCGCTCGTGCTGGTCGGTCTGTGGGCCGCGCGCCGTGAGGTCCTCGAGCGCCCCGCGGACCACCTGGCGCTGCTGCGCCGCACGGCGCTCGTCGGACTCGCCGTCAGCGTGCTCGGCGGGCTCCCGCAGGCCACGATCGCCGCCGGGCTCCGCGAGGCACCGAGGCTCGAGGCGTACGGGGCGGCGGCGCTGCACCAGCTCACGGGCGTGGCCGGGGGGCTCGCGTTCGCCGCGCTGGTCGGCTGGGCGGTCGCCGCCCGCGGCACGACGCTCGACACCCTGTCCCCGGCCGGACGTGCGCTGCGCGCCGTCGGGCAGCGCTCGATGACCTGCTACCTGCTGCAGTCCGTGCTGTTCGTGCTGCCGCTCGCACCCTGGGCGGGCGCGCTGGGCGTCGGCATGAGCGCCGCACAGGTCGCCGCGTGGGCCGTGGGCGTCTGGCTCGTGACCGTGGCCGTCGCGGTCGGGCTCGAGGCCACCGGCCGCCGCGGACCCGCCGAGGCGCTCTACCGCCGGCTCGTCTACCGCCCCGTCACGGCCTGA
- a CDS encoding TIGR03557 family F420-dependent LLM class oxidoreductase, producing the protein MLEQFHPREAVELSVHAEQHGFSGVMAADHFAPWVPAQGQSSFVWNVLSAVGERTTGDLGPGVTAPTFRWHPAMVAQASATLAAMYPGRHWLGLGSGEALNEHVVAGYWPEAPERINRMFEAIEIIKKLFAASLAGKDVKHAGPFYKLESTRLWTMPEEAPEILVATAGPVTAKRTGKHADGIITVGAPLEKISGLFGKFAEGAREAGKDPDAMPKVLQLHLSWADTDEEALAHAMREWPNGGMKFPKADIRSPFDFEQMAKLVRPEDFEGRMVISSDPDVHRAEIQKYVDLGFDRIYLHNVGRNQREWIEVFGRDVLPKLAR; encoded by the coding sequence ATGCTGGAGCAGTTCCACCCGCGCGAGGCGGTGGAGCTGTCCGTGCACGCCGAGCAGCACGGTTTCTCCGGCGTCATGGCCGCCGACCACTTCGCCCCGTGGGTGCCCGCGCAGGGGCAGTCGTCGTTCGTGTGGAACGTGCTGTCGGCCGTCGGCGAGCGCACCACCGGCGACCTGGGCCCCGGCGTCACCGCGCCGACGTTCCGCTGGCACCCGGCGATGGTCGCGCAGGCGTCGGCCACGCTCGCCGCCATGTACCCCGGGCGGCACTGGCTGGGCCTGGGCTCCGGCGAAGCGCTCAACGAGCACGTCGTCGCCGGGTACTGGCCCGAGGCACCCGAGCGCATCAACCGCATGTTCGAGGCCATCGAGATCATCAAGAAGCTCTTCGCGGCCTCGCTCGCGGGCAAGGACGTCAAGCACGCCGGGCCGTTCTACAAGCTCGAGTCGACGCGCCTGTGGACCATGCCCGAGGAGGCCCCCGAGATCCTCGTCGCCACCGCGGGGCCCGTCACCGCCAAGCGCACCGGCAAGCACGCCGACGGCATCATCACCGTCGGCGCACCGCTGGAGAAGATCAGCGGCCTGTTCGGCAAGTTCGCCGAGGGCGCGCGCGAGGCCGGCAAGGACCCCGACGCCATGCCCAAGGTGCTGCAGCTCCACCTGTCGTGGGCGGACACCGACGAGGAGGCGCTCGCCCACGCGATGCGGGAGTGGCCCAACGGCGGCATGAAGTTCCCCAAGGCCGACATCCGCTCGCCCTTCGACTTCGAGCAGATGGCCAAGCTGGTGCGCCCCGAGGACTTCGAGGGCCGCATGGTCATCTCGTCCGACCCCGACGTGCACCGCGCCGAGATCCAGAAGTACGTCGACCTCGGGTTCGACCGCATCTACCTGCACAACGTCGGCCGCAACCAGCGCGAGTGGATCGAGGTCTTCGGCCGCGACGTGCTGCCCAAGCTCGCGCGGTGA
- the valS gene encoding valine--tRNA ligase encodes MSDQTPRPETPTSARAARQVPDKVTVDGLEDRWSRTWADEGTYTFDRTAEREQVFSIDTPPPTVSGSLHVGHVFSYTHTDVVARFQRMRGREVLYPMGWDDNGLPTERRVQNYYGVRCDPSLPYVEGFVPPHEGGEGKSIKPGDQVPVSRRNFIELCERLSAEDELQFEALWRRLGLSVDWSMTYQTIGSTARAVSQRAFLRNLQRGEAYQAEAPGLWDVTFQTAVAQAELEARDYPGAFHKVAFHRPDGEQVVIETTRPELLPACVALIAHPDDERYQHLFGTTVTSPLFGVELPVLAHPAAEPDKGAGIAMCCTFGDLTDVQWWRELRLPTRSVVGRDGRVLRDTPEWLTTDEGRARYAELAGKTTFSAREAVVAGLRETGDLLGEPVPTQRKANFYEKGDKPLEIVTSRQWYIRNGGRDEDLREQLLGRGRELEFHPDFMRVRYENWVGGLNGDWLVSRQRFFGVPIPVWYPLDEQGEPQYDAPLLPGEAALPVDPSSDVPAGYTEDQRGVPGGFVGDPDIMDTWATSSLTPQIVCGWLDDPDLFARTFPMDLRPQGQDIIRTWLFSSVVRAHLESGSLPWKHAAISGWILDPDRKKMSKSKGNVVTPLGLLEEHGSDAVRYWAASARLGTDAAFEVGQMKIGRRLAIKVLNASKFVLSFGPADEPVSLDAAAVTQPLDRAMLAGLAEVVEQATAALDAYDHTRALELTETFFWTFCDDYLELVKDRAYGAGASAADVTPETASARAALGLALDTLLRLFAPVLPYATEEVWSWWREGTVHRQPWPTSATLRAAAGDTDPGLVAGAGAALAALRKVKSEAKVSMRTPVEHAVLEVPAALRVGVEAALDDVRNAGRATGTLEIAGGDGETVVARDARLGEAAPR; translated from the coding sequence ATGAGCGACCAGACCCCCCGGCCCGAGACCCCGACGAGCGCACGCGCCGCCCGCCAGGTACCGGACAAGGTGACGGTCGACGGCCTGGAGGACCGCTGGTCGCGGACGTGGGCCGACGAGGGCACGTACACGTTCGACCGCACGGCCGAGCGTGAGCAGGTGTTCTCGATCGACACGCCGCCCCCGACCGTGTCGGGCTCGCTGCACGTCGGCCACGTCTTCTCCTACACGCACACCGACGTCGTCGCGCGGTTCCAGCGCATGCGCGGGCGCGAGGTCCTGTACCCCATGGGATGGGACGACAACGGCCTGCCCACCGAGCGCCGCGTGCAGAACTACTACGGCGTGCGCTGCGACCCGTCGCTGCCCTACGTGGAGGGCTTCGTGCCGCCGCACGAGGGCGGCGAGGGCAAGTCGATCAAGCCGGGCGACCAGGTGCCCGTGTCGCGGCGCAACTTCATCGAGCTGTGCGAGCGGCTGTCCGCCGAGGACGAGCTGCAGTTCGAGGCGCTGTGGCGCCGCCTGGGCCTGTCCGTCGACTGGTCGATGACCTACCAGACCATCGGCTCGACCGCCCGCGCGGTCTCGCAGCGCGCCTTCCTGCGCAACCTGCAGCGCGGCGAGGCGTACCAGGCCGAGGCCCCGGGCCTGTGGGACGTGACGTTCCAGACGGCCGTCGCGCAGGCCGAGCTCGAGGCGCGCGACTACCCCGGCGCCTTCCACAAGGTGGCGTTCCACCGCCCGGACGGCGAGCAGGTCGTCATCGAGACGACCCGCCCCGAGCTGCTGCCCGCGTGCGTGGCGCTCATCGCGCACCCCGACGACGAGCGCTACCAGCACCTGTTCGGCACCACCGTGACCAGCCCCCTGTTCGGCGTCGAGCTGCCGGTGCTCGCGCACCCCGCGGCCGAGCCCGACAAGGGCGCCGGCATCGCGATGTGCTGCACCTTCGGCGACCTCACCGACGTGCAGTGGTGGCGCGAGCTGCGCCTGCCGACGCGTTCGGTGGTGGGCCGCGACGGGCGTGTCCTGCGCGACACCCCCGAGTGGCTGACGACCGACGAGGGCCGCGCGCGGTACGCCGAGCTCGCGGGCAAGACGACGTTCAGCGCGCGCGAGGCCGTGGTCGCCGGGCTGCGCGAGACCGGCGACCTGCTGGGCGAGCCGGTGCCGACGCAGCGCAAGGCGAACTTCTACGAGAAGGGCGACAAGCCCCTCGAGATCGTCACGAGCCGGCAGTGGTACATCCGCAACGGGGGGCGCGACGAGGACCTGCGCGAGCAGCTCCTGGGCCGCGGGCGCGAGCTGGAGTTCCACCCCGACTTCATGCGCGTGCGCTACGAGAACTGGGTCGGTGGGCTCAACGGCGACTGGCTCGTCTCGCGCCAGCGGTTCTTCGGCGTGCCGATCCCCGTGTGGTACCCGCTCGACGAGCAGGGCGAGCCGCAGTACGACGCACCGCTGCTCCCGGGCGAGGCGGCCCTGCCGGTCGACCCGTCGAGCGACGTGCCGGCGGGTTACACCGAGGACCAGCGCGGCGTGCCCGGCGGCTTCGTCGGCGACCCCGACATCATGGACACCTGGGCGACGAGCTCGCTGACGCCGCAGATCGTGTGCGGCTGGCTCGACGACCCGGACCTGTTCGCGCGCACGTTCCCCATGGACCTGCGGCCGCAGGGTCAGGACATCATCCGCACCTGGCTGTTCTCGTCGGTCGTGCGGGCGCACCTCGAGTCCGGTTCGCTGCCGTGGAAGCACGCGGCGATCAGCGGCTGGATCCTCGACCCCGACCGCAAGAAGATGAGCAAGTCCAAGGGCAACGTCGTCACGCCGCTGGGCCTGCTCGAGGAGCACGGGTCGGACGCCGTGCGCTACTGGGCCGCCAGCGCGCGCCTGGGCACCGACGCGGCCTTCGAGGTCGGCCAGATGAAGATCGGCCGCCGCCTGGCGATCAAGGTCCTCAACGCCTCGAAGTTCGTGCTGTCGTTCGGTCCCGCCGACGAGCCGGTGTCGCTCGACGCCGCAGCCGTCACGCAGCCGCTGGACCGCGCGATGCTCGCCGGGCTCGCGGAGGTCGTCGAGCAGGCCACGGCCGCGCTCGACGCGTACGACCACACGCGCGCCCTGGAGCTCACGGAGACGTTCTTCTGGACGTTCTGCGACGACTACCTCGAGCTCGTGAAGGACCGCGCGTACGGCGCGGGCGCATCGGCGGCCGACGTGACGCCGGAGACCGCCTCGGCGCGCGCCGCCCTGGGCCTGGCGCTCGACACGCTGCTGCGCCTCTTCGCCCCCGTGCTGCCGTACGCGACCGAGGAGGTCTGGTCGTGGTGGCGCGAGGGCACGGTGCACCGGCAGCCCTGGCCGACGAGCGCCACGCTGCGCGCCGCCGCCGGGGACACCGACCCGGGCCTGGTCGCGGGCGCCGGCGCTGCGCTCGCGGCGCTGCGCAAGGTGAAGTCCGAGGCGAAGGTCTCGATGCGCACGCCCGTCGAGCACGCCGTCCTCGAGGTGCCCGCCGCGCTGCGCGTTGGAGTCGAGGCCGCGCTGGACGACGTCCGCAACGCCGGGCGCGCGACGGGCACGCTCGAGATCGCCGGCGGCGACGGCGAGACCGTCGTGGCGCGCGACGCCCGCCTGGGCGAGGCCGCACCGCGCTGA
- a CDS encoding uridine kinase — translation MTVHPTTPDALAAHVVEHVLDVPGRCRVLVDGAAPLRPSQLADALVEPLRAAGRPVVRVRADDFLRPASVRYEHGRHDPDAYLEDRLDVGALAREVLDPFGVDGTYLPTLWDPVRDRATRAARARAGERAVLVLDGELLLGRWLDADLAVHLTVRPATLARRLGPDRVWQLPAFARYEDEVAPQDVADVVARVDDPRHPALVVR, via the coding sequence GTGACGGTGCACCCGACGACCCCGGACGCGCTGGCCGCGCACGTCGTCGAGCACGTGCTCGACGTGCCCGGCCGGTGCCGCGTGCTCGTCGACGGCGCCGCGCCGCTGCGGCCGAGCCAGCTCGCCGACGCGCTCGTCGAGCCGCTGCGGGCCGCCGGCCGACCGGTCGTCCGCGTCCGTGCCGACGACTTCCTGCGGCCCGCCTCCGTGCGGTACGAGCACGGCCGCCACGACCCCGACGCCTACCTCGAGGACCGGCTCGACGTCGGTGCACTGGCCCGCGAGGTGCTCGACCCGTTCGGCGTCGACGGCACGTACCTGCCCACGCTGTGGGACCCCGTCCGTGACCGCGCGACGCGGGCGGCGCGCGCGCGGGCGGGGGAGCGGGCCGTGCTCGTGCTCGACGGCGAGCTCCTCCTCGGGCGGTGGCTCGACGCCGACCTCGCCGTGCACCTCACGGTGCGGCCCGCGACGCTCGCGCGCCGGCTCGGGCCCGACCGGGTCTGGCAGCTGCCGGCGTTCGCGCGCTACGAGGACGAGGTCGCGCCCCAGGACGTCGCCGACGTCGTCGCGCGCGTCGACGACCCCCGTCACCCCGCCCTCGTCGTGCGGTGA
- the cofE gene encoding coenzyme F420-0:L-glutamate ligase: MSVGELRVWAPDGIREIVPGDDLVALLVAALRADAAADPGHALVDGDVVVVTSKVVSKAEGRVVAADDRERAITEQTVRVVATREHAGGVTRIVENHLGLVMAAAGVDASNTPEGTVLLLPADPDASARALRAGLTAAFGVRLGVLVTDTAGRPWRQGVTDLAIGAAGVDVLDDLRGQLDTFGRPLTMTVAAVADEIASAAELVKGKASGRPVAVVRGVSHVVTDDDGPGARVLVRTGPDDMFHQGSAEAYAQGWKDALERPER; the protein is encoded by the coding sequence GTGAGCGTGGGCGAGCTGCGCGTCTGGGCGCCCGACGGCATCCGTGAGATCGTCCCGGGCGACGACCTCGTCGCGCTGCTCGTCGCCGCGCTGCGCGCCGACGCGGCCGCGGACCCGGGTCATGCGCTCGTGGACGGCGACGTCGTCGTGGTCACCAGCAAGGTCGTCTCCAAGGCCGAGGGGCGCGTGGTCGCGGCCGACGACCGCGAACGGGCCATCACCGAGCAGACCGTGCGTGTCGTCGCGACACGCGAGCACGCCGGCGGCGTGACGCGGATCGTCGAGAACCACCTGGGGCTGGTCATGGCCGCGGCCGGTGTCGATGCGTCGAACACCCCCGAGGGCACGGTGCTGCTGCTGCCCGCGGACCCCGACGCGTCGGCGCGGGCGCTGCGCGCCGGTCTCACGGCCGCGTTCGGTGTCCGGCTGGGCGTGCTGGTCACCGACACGGCCGGGCGCCCGTGGCGGCAGGGTGTCACCGACCTGGCGATCGGCGCGGCCGGCGTCGACGTGCTCGACGACCTGCGCGGCCAGCTCGACACGTTCGGCCGCCCGCTGACGATGACCGTGGCCGCGGTGGCCGACGAGATCGCGAGCGCCGCCGAGCTGGTCAAGGGCAAGGCCTCGGGGCGTCCTGTCGCGGTCGTCCGGGGGGTGAGCCACGTGGTGACCGACGACGACGGGCCGGGCGCGCGCGTGCTGGTGCGCACCGGTCCCGACGACATGTTCCACCAGGGCTCCGCCGAGGCGTACGCGCAGGGGTGGAAGGACGCGCTCGAGCGTCCGGAGCGGTGA
- a CDS encoding DUF3105 domain-containing protein, which produces MSKTPQRDERAARLAQVQSEQRRAARRRTVLVASVAGGLVAVLVAVTAFVLAGEARRVSELEAQAAADIEGVEKFEGHEFTHVTTQVDYPQTPPTGGEHDAVWQNCGVYEAPVVNEHAVHSLEHGAVWFTHDPALPADQVAALHALADGQTYVLVSPYEGLPSPVVASAWGYQLQVDDATDERLKVFLRKYLLNPDLPEAGALCSNGIGAPA; this is translated from the coding sequence ATGAGCAAGACCCCCCAGCGCGACGAGCGAGCAGCGCGGCTCGCGCAGGTCCAGTCCGAGCAGCGCCGCGCGGCACGTCGGCGCACCGTCCTCGTCGCGAGCGTCGCCGGAGGCCTCGTCGCCGTCCTGGTGGCCGTCACCGCGTTCGTGCTCGCCGGAGAGGCGCGCCGGGTGTCGGAGCTCGAGGCGCAGGCCGCCGCGGACATCGAGGGCGTCGAGAAGTTCGAGGGTCACGAGTTCACGCACGTGACGACGCAGGTCGACTACCCGCAGACGCCGCCCACGGGCGGCGAGCACGACGCGGTGTGGCAGAACTGCGGCGTCTACGAGGCCCCCGTCGTGAACGAGCACGCGGTGCACTCCCTCGAGCACGGGGCCGTCTGGTTCACGCACGACCCCGCCCTCCCTGCGGACCAGGTCGCCGCCCTGCACGCGCTCGCCGACGGCCAGACGTACGTGCTGGTCTCGCCCTACGAGGGCCTGCCCTCGCCCGTCGTCGCCTCCGCGTGGGGCTACCAGCTCCAGGTGGACGACGCCACGGACGAGCGCCTGAAGGTCTTCCTGCGCAAGTACCTGCTCAACCCCGACCTGCCCGAGGCCGGGGCGCTCTGCAGCAACGGCATCGGCGCCCCGGCGTGA
- a CDS encoding zinc-binding dehydrogenase encodes MPTETPTDRSTGTMTVVAFERYGPPDVLRVVRRPVPVPGPSDLVVAVRSVAVARAEMAFRSADPAFARLASGLLRPRHQVLGGTLAGVVTAAGPDAGAWRVGARVVAQVGMTMGGTAEQVRVPAANVVALPDGLTDDAAVAVVEGGLTALPFVRDHARARPGLRVLVNGAGGAVGASAVQLAVHLGATVTGVCGPSHVDLVADLGAAEVVDRLRTPLERLTGTYDVVLDAVGTSSPRATRHLLAPGGAYLTTVPSLGTVVRTATRRLERGRTAAVAFTGLRPVAQQVADMTVLLGMLRAGDLRPVVDRTYPLVEAAAAHAYVEAGRKAGAVLLHP; translated from the coding sequence GTGCCCACCGAGACCCCCACCGACCGTTCCACCGGGACCATGACCGTCGTGGCGTTCGAGCGCTACGGCCCGCCCGACGTGCTGCGCGTCGTCCGTCGTCCCGTCCCCGTGCCGGGCCCGAGCGACCTCGTCGTCGCGGTGCGCAGCGTCGCCGTCGCGCGCGCCGAGATGGCGTTCCGCTCCGCCGACCCCGCCTTCGCACGGCTCGCCTCCGGCCTGCTGCGCCCTCGCCACCAGGTGCTCGGCGGGACGCTCGCGGGCGTCGTCACCGCGGCCGGCCCCGACGCGGGCGCCTGGCGCGTCGGCGCGCGCGTCGTCGCCCAGGTCGGCATGACCATGGGTGGCACCGCCGAACAGGTGCGCGTGCCCGCCGCGAACGTCGTGGCGCTGCCCGACGGCCTCACCGACGACGCGGCAGTCGCGGTCGTCGAGGGCGGGCTCACCGCACTGCCCTTCGTCCGCGACCACGCCCGGGCCCGTCCGGGTCTGCGGGTGCTCGTCAACGGCGCGGGCGGTGCGGTCGGCGCATCGGCCGTGCAGCTCGCCGTCCACCTGGGCGCGACGGTGACGGGCGTCTGCGGTCCGTCGCACGTCGACCTCGTCGCGGACCTCGGGGCGGCCGAGGTCGTCGACCGGCTCCGCACGCCGCTCGAGCGGCTGACCGGGACGTACGACGTCGTCCTCGACGCCGTCGGGACCAGCTCGCCGCGCGCCACCCGCCACCTGCTCGCACCGGGCGGCGCCTACCTCACCACGGTGCCGTCGCTCGGCACGGTCGTCCGCACCGCCACCCGGCGGCTGGAGCGAGGACGCACCGCCGCCGTCGCGTTCACCGGGCTGCGTCCCGTCGCGCAGCAGGTGGCCGACATGACGGTGCTGCTCGGCATGCTGCGCGCCGGGGACCTGCGGCCCGTCGTCGACCGTACGTACCCGCTCGTCGAGGCGGCCGCGGCGCACGCGTACGTCGAGGCCGGGCGCAAGGCGGGTGCGGTGCTGCTGCATCCCTGA
- a CDS encoding helix-turn-helix transcriptional regulator: MGGRPTRVTNRIRALRTERGDMTQAELARHLGVTRQTVIAIEQGRYSPSLETAFQIARALGVPLDEVFDYPDDAD; this comes from the coding sequence GTGGGAGGCAGGCCCACGCGCGTCACCAACCGCATCCGGGCGCTGCGCACGGAACGCGGCGACATGACCCAGGCCGAGCTCGCCCGGCACCTGGGCGTCACCCGCCAGACCGTCATCGCGATCGAGCAGGGCCGGTACTCACCGTCCCTCGAGACCGCCTTCCAGATCGCGCGGGCCCTCGGCGTCCCGCTCGACGAGGTCTTCGACTACCCCGACGACGCGGACTGA
- a CDS encoding EamA family transporter, with product MREDDVQGAAAGTGTRGVGIVAGLVAALAFATSGPVVKPLLAAGWSPGAAIVVRLTLGALLLAGPAAWALRGRWATLRTDWPTVVGLGLTGVAGASTFYFFAVERLPVAVALLVEYTGPLLLLLWAWVRTRRVPSRATLVGASLAMGGLVLVLDVTGAVRLDPVGLLFAGLAALGNAAYFAFTARPIALPPVSLAGAAMAVGAAVVGLLAAVGLLPFVAPDVQVDVLGARMHWAVPLLVVGIVPTAVAYGVSAVSVRLLGERLASFLALSEVLLSVALAWVLLGEQPLVVQGVGAVLVVAGVALVRLGAEQDVAHGAAPAPAVDVLEEREVAPEPV from the coding sequence GTGCGGGAGGACGACGTGCAGGGCGCTGCTGCGGGCACCGGGACACGGGGCGTCGGGATCGTCGCGGGGCTGGTCGCCGCCCTCGCGTTCGCCACGAGCGGGCCGGTGGTCAAGCCGTTGCTCGCGGCCGGGTGGAGCCCGGGCGCCGCGATCGTCGTGCGCCTGACGCTCGGCGCCCTGCTCCTGGCCGGGCCCGCGGCGTGGGCGTTGCGCGGGAGATGGGCGACGCTGCGCACCGACTGGCCGACGGTGGTCGGGCTCGGGCTGACGGGCGTGGCCGGCGCCTCGACGTTCTACTTCTTCGCCGTCGAGCGGCTCCCCGTCGCCGTCGCGCTCCTCGTCGAGTACACCGGCCCGCTGCTCCTGCTGCTGTGGGCGTGGGTCCGCACGCGCCGGGTGCCGTCGCGCGCGACGCTCGTCGGCGCGTCCCTCGCCATGGGAGGGCTCGTGCTCGTCCTCGACGTGACGGGGGCCGTGCGTCTCGACCCGGTGGGTCTGCTGTTCGCCGGTCTGGCCGCGCTGGGCAACGCCGCCTACTTCGCGTTCACGGCGCGGCCCATCGCGCTGCCGCCGGTGAGCCTGGCCGGTGCGGCCATGGCGGTCGGCGCGGCCGTGGTCGGTCTGCTCGCGGCGGTCGGGCTGCTGCCGTTCGTCGCGCCCGACGTGCAGGTGGACGTGCTGGGTGCGCGCATGCACTGGGCCGTGCCGCTGCTCGTCGTCGGCATCGTGCCGACGGCGGTGGCCTATGGCGTCTCCGCCGTGTCGGTGCGCCTGCTGGGGGAGCGGCTCGCGTCGTTCCTCGCGCTGTCCGAGGTGCTGCTGTCGGTGGCGCTCGCGTGGGTGCTGCTGGGTGAGCAGCCGCTGGTCGTGCAGGGCGTCGGGGCCGTGCTCGTCGTCGCGGGCGTCGCGCTCGTGCGCCTGGGGGCCGAGCAGGACGTCGCGCACGGTGCGGCGCCTGCGCCCGCGGTCGACGTCCTCGAGGAGCGCGAGGTGGCGCCCGAGCCGGTCTGA
- a CDS encoding CGNR zinc finger domain-containing protein: MVFARDTELNLLAAVELVNTARRRDGHDAMATVADVDGFFTRWGYTGRHDRDDAEVAHVQAARARVARLWEVDRDEAAELVNAMLREADATPFLVRHDAVDWHLHATAPGASLGTVVVVETAMGVVDVVRSDEYERMKVCEGEGCTAVLVDLSRNRSRRFCDVNSCGNRAHVAAYRARRAGTE, encoded by the coding sequence GTGGTCTTCGCTCGTGACACCGAGCTCAACCTGCTCGCCGCGGTCGAGCTCGTCAACACCGCGCGCCGCCGCGACGGACACGACGCGATGGCGACCGTCGCGGACGTCGACGGGTTCTTCACGCGCTGGGGCTACACCGGCCGCCACGACCGCGACGACGCCGAGGTCGCGCACGTCCAGGCGGCTCGCGCGCGCGTCGCGCGCCTGTGGGAGGTCGACCGCGACGAGGCGGCGGAGCTGGTCAACGCGATGCTGCGCGAGGCCGACGCCACCCCCTTCCTCGTCCGGCACGACGCCGTCGACTGGCACCTGCACGCCACGGCGCCCGGCGCGAGCCTCGGCACGGTCGTCGTCGTCGAGACCGCCATGGGCGTCGTCGACGTCGTGCGGTCCGACGAGTACGAGCGCATGAAGGTCTGCGAGGGCGAGGGGTGCACGGCGGTCCTCGTCGACCTCTCCCGCAACCGTTCGCGCCGCTTCTGCGACGTCAACTCCTGCGGCAACCGCGCGCACGTCGCGGCGTACCGGGCGCGCCGCGCGGGGACGGAGTAG
- a CDS encoding DUF305 domain-containing protein, with the protein MTSPDDDEAPARSALGHALGGLSATGRVVVAVLVALALLVGVGVGATLVARPDAAAPTDRSVDAGFARDMQAHHAQAVELAVLLRDRSDDETLRAIALDILTIQQQQIGQMAAWLRLWGLPPASPDGPMAWMSDGGHAHATPGGGLSAMPGWVQPEDLATLRDAEGVTAERLFLALMIEHHAGGVEMARYAAEHARHGEVVRFARGIVDSQTREQVVLEDLLEARGGPLPG; encoded by the coding sequence GTGACCTCGCCCGACGACGACGAGGCACCCGCGCGCTCCGCACTGGGGCACGCGCTCGGCGGCCTGTCCGCCACGGGCCGCGTCGTCGTCGCCGTGCTCGTCGCGCTCGCGCTGCTCGTCGGCGTCGGCGTCGGGGCGACGCTCGTCGCGCGCCCCGATGCCGCCGCGCCGACGGACCGCTCGGTCGACGCGGGGTTCGCCCGCGACATGCAGGCCCACCACGCGCAGGCCGTCGAGCTCGCCGTGCTCCTGCGTGACCGCTCGGACGACGAGACGCTGCGCGCGATCGCGCTCGACATCCTCACGATCCAGCAGCAGCAGATCGGTCAGATGGCCGCCTGGCTGCGCCTGTGGGGCCTGCCGCCGGCGTCGCCCGACGGGCCGATGGCCTGGATGTCCGACGGGGGGCACGCGCACGCCACGCCCGGTGGCGGCCTGTCCGCGATGCCCGGCTGGGTGCAGCCCGAGGACCTGGCCACGCTGCGCGACGCCGAGGGCGTGACGGCGGAGCGGCTGTTCCTCGCGCTGATGATCGAGCACCACGCGGGCGGCGTCGAGATGGCCCGGTACGCCGCCGAGCACGCGCGGCACGGCGAGGTCGTGCGGTTCGCCCGGGGGATCGTGGACTCCCAGACCCGCGAGCAGGTCGTGCTGGAGGACCTCCTGGAGGCGCGTGGCGGGCCCCTGCCCGGTTGA